The genomic segment CGACGGTGACGACACCCTCTACGGCTGGGACGGTGACGACACCCTCTACGGCGGGGTTGGCAACGACGCAATGTCCGGTCAGGACGGCAACGACCGCCTCTACGGCGAGGACGGAGACGACGAACTGTGGGGCGGGAACGACAACGACACCCTCTACGGCGGGAACGGCATCGACACCCTGCGCGGCGAAAATGGCAACGACGAACTGGCCGGCGGCGGCGACGACGACGAACTGTGGGGTGGGGACGGCGAGGATAGACTGTTCGGCGAGACCGGCAACGACCGACTGTTCGGTCAGGACGGCAACGACGAACTGGCTGGCTGGAATGGCGACGACGAACTTTACGGCGGGAACGGCGACGACGAACTTTACGGCGACGACGGCAACGACCTCCTCTACGGTAACGACGGCAACGACCTCCTCTACGGTCATAACGGCGTCGACCTCCTTTACGGCGGGGGCGACGACGACGACCTGTACGGTCATGACGGCAACGACGAACTTTTCGGCGAGGACGGCAACGACCGCCTGTTCGGCGGGAACGGCAACGACCGCCTGTTCGGCGGGAACGGTAACGACCACCTGTACGGTCATGCAGGCGACGACTACCTAGCCGGCAGAGACGGCAACGACCGCCTGTTCGGTCAGGACGGCAACGATTTACTGTGGGGCGAAAACGGCGACGACTTCCTCTACGGTCAGGAGGGCAACGACGACCTGTACGGTCATGCAGGCAGCGACCGCCTGTCCGGCGAGGACGGTAACGACCACCTGCACGGTCAGGACGGCAACGACTTCCTTTACGGCGGCAACGACGACGACTTCCTTTACGGCGGGGGCGACGACGACGACCTTTACGGCGGTGCCGGGAACGACAACCTGTCTGGCGGGAACGGCGACGACCGCCTCTTCGGTGAAGACGGCAGCGACGAACTCTCCGGCGGTGCCGGGAACGACAACCTGTCTGGCGGGAACGGCGACGACCGCCTCTTCGGTGAAGACGGGAACGACAACCTGTCTGGCGGGAACGGCGACGACCGCCTCTACGGTCAGGACGGCAGCGACGACCTCTCCGGCGGGAGCGGCAGCGACGACTTGTACGGCGGAAACGGCGACGACCGCCTCTTCGGTGAGGACGGCAGCGACGAACTCTTCGGCGGGAGCGGCAACGACGACCTGTACGGCGGAAACGGCGACGACCGCCTCTACGGCGAGGGCGGCAACGACCGCCTCTTCGGTGAGAACGGCAACGACGACCTGTACGGCGGGAGCGGCAACGACGACCTGTTCGGCCATGACGATAACGACGACCTGTACGGCGGCGACGGCGGCGACGACCTGTACGGCGAGAACGGCGACGACCGCCTCTTCGGAGAGGACGGCAGCGACGAACTCTACGGCGGTGCCGGGAACGATATGCTGGTTGGCTTCGGCGACAGCGGTTCCGAGTACGACACGCTCACGGGCGGTGCCGGCTCCGATACGTTCGTTCTGGGCGATCTCGGCGGCGCATTCTACCTGGGGTTCGGGCA from the Rubidibacter lacunae KORDI 51-2 genome contains:
- a CDS encoding calcium-binding protein, whose product is MIANHAKFFDAQESWLENPIFWGRGIVPGGTDTNIQTRDAVINLNPSTFRSVGSYAEGDAADNQAIAINIPIENADSGSGKDTVIGNAASNLFLGDAGSDRLPGQGVDFIPIAKDGDVILHGGNGNDELHGGNGNDKLYGHAGNDDLFGHDGNDELRGGRGDDTLYGGSGNDYLSGGGDDDALFGGSGNDELQGYTGNDTLSGGDGDDTLYGWDGDDTLYGGVGNDAMSGQDGNDRLYGEDGDDELWGGNDNDTLYGGNGIDTLRGENGNDELAGGGDDDELWGGDGEDRLFGETGNDRLFGQDGNDELAGWNGDDELYGGNGDDELYGDDGNDLLYGNDGNDLLYGHNGVDLLYGGGDDDDLYGHDGNDELFGEDGNDRLFGGNGNDRLFGGNGNDHLYGHAGDDYLAGRDGNDRLFGQDGNDLLWGENGDDFLYGQEGNDDLYGHAGSDRLSGEDGNDHLHGQDGNDFLYGGNDDDFLYGGGDDDDLYGGAGNDNLSGGNGDDRLFGEDGSDELSGGAGNDNLSGGNGDDRLFGEDGNDNLSGGNGDDRLYGQDGSDDLSGGSGSDDLYGGNGDDRLFGEDGSDELFGGSGNDDLYGGNGDDRLYGEGGNDRLFGENGNDDLYGGSGNDDLFGHDDNDDLYGGDGGDDLYGENGDDRLFGEDGSDELYGGAGNDMLVGFGDSGSEYDTLTGGAGSDTFVLGDLGGAFYLGFGHAHITDFTSDLPASEDTIQIHGDLSDYSLDQSLNYGGSAALDTAIFQSGDLIAVVEDTTAIALTADYFTTV